One stretch of Cellulomonas wangsupingiae DNA includes these proteins:
- a CDS encoding Ppx/GppA phosphatase family protein: MTRVAAIDCGTNSIRLLVADVDRDAGTLVDLERTNEVVRLGQGVDRTGLLAPEALARTLDAARRYHEVCERLGVEAVRFVATSATRDARNRDEFVTGVRAALGVDPEVVAGDEEARLSFRGATGVLASRFDGPFLVVDLGGGSTELVLGTQVPEAAVSMDVGSVRLTERHLHDDPPTAAQVAAADADVHAALDAAARVVPLGRTVTLVGLAGSVTTLTAHALGLDRYDRDRIDGAVLGVDDVLASCEDMLARTRDERAALPYLHPGRVDVIGAGALVWRDVVRRVRDEVAAAGGALTRVVTSEHDILDGIAWSVAER; this comes from the coding sequence GTGACACGCGTGGCAGCCATCGACTGCGGGACCAACTCCATCCGTCTGCTCGTCGCGGACGTCGACCGGGACGCGGGCACGCTCGTCGACCTGGAGCGCACGAACGAGGTGGTGCGGCTGGGTCAAGGGGTCGACCGCACGGGCCTGCTCGCGCCCGAGGCGCTCGCGCGGACGCTCGACGCCGCGCGCCGGTACCACGAGGTGTGCGAGCGGCTCGGCGTCGAGGCGGTGCGCTTCGTGGCGACGTCGGCGACGCGTGACGCGCGCAACCGCGACGAGTTCGTCACCGGGGTGCGGGCCGCGCTGGGCGTGGACCCCGAGGTCGTCGCCGGCGACGAGGAGGCGCGCCTGTCGTTCCGCGGCGCGACGGGCGTCCTCGCGAGCCGGTTCGACGGGCCCTTCCTGGTCGTCGACCTGGGCGGCGGGTCGACGGAGCTGGTGCTCGGCACGCAGGTGCCCGAGGCCGCGGTGTCGATGGACGTCGGCTCCGTGCGCCTCACGGAGCGGCACCTGCACGACGACCCGCCGACCGCCGCCCAGGTGGCGGCGGCCGACGCCGACGTGCACGCCGCGCTCGACGCGGCCGCCCGGGTCGTGCCGCTGGGACGCACGGTGACGCTCGTGGGGCTGGCCGGCTCGGTGACGACGCTGACGGCGCACGCGCTGGGCCTGGACCGGTACGACCGGGACCGCATCGACGGCGCGGTGCTCGGTGTCGACGACGTGCTCGCGTCGTGCGAGGACATGCTGGCCCGCACGCGCGACGAGCGGGCGGCGCTGCCGTACCTGCACCCGGGGCGCGTCGACGTCATCGGTGCCGGGGCGCTGGTCTGGCGTGACGTGGTGCGGCGCGTGCGCGACGAGGTCGCGGCAGCCGGCGGGGCGCTGACCCGCGTCGTGACGTCCGAGCACGACATCCTCGACGGCATCGCCTGGAGCGTCGCCGAGCGCTGA
- a CDS encoding putative protein N(5)-glutamine methyltransferase: MTSVSPAAEPPSGRVAPPAALVVRLRAAGCVFAEDEAALLQEAARDAARRPARPLPDGPSPVDEDVLEELVARRVAGEPLETVLGWVAFAGLRLAVGPGVFVPRRRTELLARTAVRLARAARPAPVVVEACCGVAPVATLVAHDVPGADVHAADLDPAAVGWAARNLAGRGRAWAGDLLDPLPPGLRGRVDVLVANAPYVPHDAIATMPPEAREHEPHLALDGGPDGVDVHRRLLAAAPAWVRPGGHVLVETSVRQAPLTRAACPPGWAVEVLHDDDVDGTVVLTRRPD; this comes from the coding sequence GTGACCTCCGTCTCACCCGCTGCCGAGCCGCCGTCCGGGCGGGTCGCGCCGCCCGCCGCGCTCGTGGTGCGGCTGCGCGCGGCCGGGTGCGTGTTCGCCGAGGACGAGGCGGCACTGCTGCAGGAGGCGGCGCGGGACGCCGCGCGACGTCCCGCCCGTCCGCTCCCGGACGGCCCCTCGCCCGTCGACGAGGACGTGCTCGAGGAGCTGGTCGCCCGACGCGTCGCCGGTGAGCCGCTGGAGACCGTGCTGGGCTGGGTCGCGTTCGCCGGGCTGCGGCTCGCCGTCGGGCCGGGGGTGTTCGTCCCCCGGCGCCGCACCGAGCTGCTGGCCCGCACCGCCGTGCGGCTCGCGCGTGCGGCGCGGCCCGCGCCGGTCGTCGTGGAGGCCTGCTGCGGCGTGGCTCCCGTCGCGACGCTGGTCGCGCACGACGTCCCGGGGGCCGACGTCCACGCGGCCGACCTGGACCCCGCGGCCGTCGGGTGGGCCGCCCGCAACCTCGCCGGCCGGGGCCGCGCGTGGGCCGGTGACCTGCTCGACCCGCTGCCGCCCGGGCTGCGCGGCCGCGTCGACGTGCTCGTGGCGAACGCGCCGTACGTGCCGCACGACGCGATCGCGACCATGCCGCCCGAGGCGCGCGAGCACGAGCCGCACCTCGCCCTCGACGGCGGCCCCGACGGCGTCGACGTGCACCGCCGCCTGCTCGCGGCCGCACCGGCGTGGGTGCGGCCCGGCGGTCACGTGCTGGTGGAGACGAGCGTGCGGCAGGCACCGCTCACGCGGGCGGCGTGCCCGCCGGGCTGGGCGGTCGAGGTGCTGCACGACGACGACGTCGACGGCACGGTCGTCCTCACCCGCCGCCCTGACTGA
- a CDS encoding endo-1,4-beta-xylanase yields MPSVRPVPAGLRPAAVVAAALVTVALVLAGALAGPLAAPARALSPAVVVTSDFEAGLDGWQARGAATVSTTAVGARGTGSLLVQDRVDPWDGALIPVTEVFEPGTTYTVGLWLRLPDGAGSADLRVSVQRDVDGVASYETLTTVEGVTSQWREVTATYTPGPFDTASLYVESVSSPADLMVDDVLVSGIRYTPDLSVTPVSDEVSVPFGIAVEPQDVLGGRGDLLAHHAEQITPGNQMKPESIQPTEGTFTFGAADGLVDWAIEHDMRVYGHTLLWHQQTPAWFFQRDGAALTTSSADQALLRERLRTHIEAIADHYRETYGEYGTAGNPIFAFDVVNEVIDENQSDGLRRSEWYRVLGPSYIADAFRYARAAFGPEVLLFINDYNSEYPDKRAPYLRLVTDLLAQGVPVDGVGHQLHVEVGRSIPMIEDTIEAFEALPVRQAVTELDVSAYRDSGEQWTAPPAARLIEQGYYYRDMFAMLEQHARSFESITVWGLEDSRTWLRSGAAPLLFDGQLQVKPAYWGIVDPSRIGTTPTPTVTPTVSPSPSVSASPSVSPSVSPSPSVSPSVSASPSVSPSVSASPTAGPACRVTFTSNDWSTGFTAGVRVTHQGTTALSGWTLRFTFPGGQQVTQGWSATWTQSGSTVTATNAAWNGRLAPGGSVDIGFNGSHPGTNPRPTSFALNGVTCTLA; encoded by the coding sequence ATGCCGTCCGTCCGCCCCGTCCCCGCCGGTCTGCGCCCCGCCGCCGTCGTGGCGGCCGCCCTGGTCACGGTGGCCCTCGTCCTCGCCGGCGCCCTCGCGGGCCCGCTCGCCGCGCCCGCCCGCGCCCTGTCCCCGGCGGTCGTCGTGACGAGCGACTTCGAGGCCGGCCTCGACGGCTGGCAGGCACGCGGCGCGGCGACCGTGAGCACCACCGCCGTCGGAGCGCGCGGCACCGGCAGCCTTCTCGTGCAGGACCGGGTCGACCCGTGGGACGGCGCGCTGATCCCCGTGACCGAGGTCTTCGAGCCCGGCACGACGTACACCGTCGGCCTGTGGCTGCGGCTGCCCGACGGCGCCGGCTCGGCCGACCTGCGGGTGTCCGTGCAGCGGGACGTCGACGGCGTCGCGTCCTACGAGACGCTGACGACGGTCGAGGGGGTCACGAGCCAGTGGCGCGAGGTCACGGCGACCTACACGCCCGGCCCGTTCGACACCGCGTCGCTCTACGTCGAGTCGGTCTCCTCGCCCGCCGACCTCATGGTCGACGACGTCCTCGTCTCGGGCATCCGGTACACCCCGGACCTGTCGGTCACGCCCGTCTCCGACGAGGTGTCCGTGCCGTTCGGCATCGCCGTCGAGCCGCAGGACGTCCTCGGCGGCCGCGGCGACCTGCTCGCGCACCACGCCGAGCAGATCACGCCCGGCAACCAGATGAAGCCCGAGTCGATCCAACCCACCGAGGGCACGTTCACGTTCGGTGCGGCCGACGGCCTCGTCGACTGGGCGATCGAGCACGACATGCGCGTCTACGGTCACACGCTGCTGTGGCACCAGCAGACGCCCGCCTGGTTCTTCCAGCGCGACGGGGCCGCCCTGACGACGTCGTCCGCCGACCAGGCGCTGCTGCGCGAGCGCCTGCGCACGCACATCGAGGCGATCGCCGACCACTACCGCGAGACGTACGGCGAGTACGGCACGGCCGGCAACCCGATCTTCGCGTTCGACGTCGTCAACGAGGTCATCGACGAGAACCAGTCGGACGGCCTGCGCCGCAGCGAGTGGTACCGCGTCCTGGGCCCGTCGTACATCGCCGACGCGTTCCGCTACGCCCGTGCCGCGTTCGGCCCCGAGGTGCTGCTGTTCATCAACGACTACAACTCCGAGTACCCGGACAAGCGCGCGCCGTACCTGCGCCTCGTCACCGACCTGCTCGCGCAGGGCGTACCGGTCGACGGCGTCGGGCACCAGCTGCACGTCGAGGTGGGCCGCTCCATCCCGATGATCGAGGACACGATCGAGGCGTTCGAGGCGCTTCCCGTGCGGCAGGCCGTCACCGAGCTCGACGTGTCGGCGTACCGCGACTCCGGTGAGCAGTGGACCGCACCGCCCGCGGCCCGCCTGATCGAGCAGGGGTACTACTACCGCGACATGTTCGCGATGCTCGAGCAGCACGCGCGGTCGTTCGAGTCGATCACCGTCTGGGGCCTGGAGGACTCGCGTACGTGGCTGCGCTCCGGTGCGGCACCGCTGCTCTTCGACGGGCAGCTGCAGGTGAAGCCCGCGTACTGGGGGATCGTCGACCCGTCGCGGATCGGGACGACGCCGACGCCGACCGTCACGCCGACGGTGAGCCCGTCGCCGAGCGTGAGCGCGTCGCCGAGCGTCAGCCCGAGCGTGAGTCCGTCGCCGAGCGTCAGCCCGAGCGTGAGCGCGTCGCCGAGCGTCAGCCCGAGCGTGAGCGCGTCGCCGACGGCCGGCCCGGCCTGCCGGGTGACGTTCACGAGCAACGACTGGAGCACCGGGTTCACCGCGGGGGTGCGCGTCACCCACCAGGGCACCACGGCGCTGTCGGGCTGGACCCTGCGGTTCACATTCCCCGGCGGGCAGCAGGTGACGCAGGGCTGGTCGGCGACGTGGACGCAGTCCGGCTCGACGGTGACCGCGACCAACGCCGCCTGGAACGGCCGGCTCGCGCCCGGCGGCTCGGTGGACATCGGCTTCAACGGCTCCCACCCGGGCACGAACCCGCGACCCACGTCGTTCGCGCTGAACGGGGTCACCTGCACCCTCGCGTGA
- a CDS encoding hemolysin family protein, producing the protein MTVDTWADIGLVLLFVLIGGVFAGTELALVSLRESQLGQLEKQGPRGARVAAVARNPNRFLAAVQIGVTVAGFFSAAFGASTLASALAPVFESLGMAPGTAEGVALVVLTLLIAYLSLVLGELVPKRIAMQQAARVSLWVGPPLDRFAALMTPVVWLLSKSTNGVVRLLGFDPAATSDQISDEELRDLVRTHPDLPEDERRLIDDIFDAGDRSLVEVMRPRADVAFLPADAPIAQAAQLVGTLPYSRYPVTGEDFDDVVGFVHVRDLLAPVARAVREADADPDAHGRAGVVEAIVEVAATTVGEVTRPIVSLPGTNAVLPTLSAMRRTGAHIALVVDEYGGTDGIVTLEDLLEELVGDIVDEYDPVPVRLAGNADVDAGLTLEDFADRTGVELPEGPYETVAGYVLARLGRIPQPGEVVDVVVPEDEDGGDRSPVRLRVLTVDRRRITRVRVERVPSASGAGGSAQVAPPLGVDGAGDDDAEAPGGADAER; encoded by the coding sequence GTGACCGTTGACACCTGGGCCGACATCGGCCTCGTCCTGCTGTTCGTCCTCATCGGTGGCGTGTTCGCCGGGACCGAGCTCGCGCTCGTCTCGCTGCGCGAGTCCCAGCTGGGCCAGCTCGAGAAGCAGGGGCCGCGCGGTGCGCGCGTCGCGGCGGTGGCGCGCAACCCCAACCGGTTCCTGGCGGCCGTGCAGATCGGTGTCACCGTCGCCGGCTTCTTCTCGGCCGCGTTCGGCGCGTCGACGCTGGCCTCGGCGCTCGCGCCGGTGTTCGAGTCGCTCGGGATGGCCCCCGGCACTGCCGAGGGTGTCGCGCTGGTGGTGCTCACGCTGCTCATCGCGTACCTGTCGCTCGTGCTGGGCGAGCTGGTCCCCAAGCGCATCGCGATGCAGCAGGCGGCGCGGGTCTCGCTGTGGGTGGGGCCGCCGCTCGACCGGTTCGCCGCGCTCATGACGCCGGTGGTCTGGCTGCTGTCGAAGTCGACCAACGGCGTCGTGCGGCTGCTCGGCTTCGACCCGGCGGCGACCAGCGACCAGATCAGCGACGAGGAGCTGCGCGACCTGGTGCGCACGCACCCCGACCTGCCGGAGGACGAGCGCCGGCTCATCGACGACATCTTCGACGCGGGCGACCGCTCCCTGGTCGAGGTCATGCGGCCCCGTGCCGACGTCGCGTTCCTGCCGGCCGACGCGCCGATCGCCCAGGCGGCCCAGCTCGTCGGGACGCTGCCCTACTCCCGGTACCCGGTGACGGGGGAGGACTTCGACGACGTCGTGGGCTTCGTCCACGTGCGCGACCTGCTGGCCCCCGTGGCGCGCGCGGTGCGCGAGGCGGACGCCGACCCGGACGCCCACGGGCGGGCGGGCGTCGTCGAGGCGATCGTGGAGGTCGCCGCCACGACCGTGGGGGAGGTGACGCGCCCCATCGTGTCGCTGCCGGGCACGAACGCGGTGCTGCCGACGCTGTCCGCGATGCGGCGGACCGGTGCCCACATCGCGCTCGTCGTCGACGAGTACGGCGGCACGGACGGCATCGTGACCCTCGAGGACCTGCTCGAGGAGCTCGTCGGCGACATCGTCGACGAGTACGACCCCGTGCCCGTGCGGCTGGCCGGCAACGCCGACGTCGACGCGGGCCTCACCCTCGAGGACTTCGCGGACCGCACGGGCGTCGAGCTGCCCGAGGGCCCGTACGAGACGGTCGCCGGCTACGTGCTGGCGCGCCTGGGCCGCATCCCGCAGCCCGGCGAGGTCGTCGACGTGGTGGTGCCGGAGGACGAGGACGGCGGCGACCGGTCACCCGTGCGCCTGCGGGTCCTCACGGTGGACCGGCGGCGGATCACGCGCGTGCGGGTCGAGCGCGTGCCGAGCGCGAGCGGCGCCGGGGGATCTGCGCAGGTCGCGCCGCCGCTCGGGGTCGACGGAGCCGGCGACGACGACGCCGAGGCGCCCGGGGGCGCCGACGCAGAGCGCTGA
- the eno gene encoding phosphopyruvate hydratase has translation MASIEAVGAREILDSRGNPTVEVEVALDDGTIARAAVPSGASTGAFEAVERRDSDDPRYGGKGVQGAVNAVIDEIAPELIGFEASEQRLVDAALIELDGTPNKGKLGANAILGVSLAVAKAAADSADLPLFRYVGGPNAHVLPVPMMNILNGGSHADSNVDVQEFMVAPIGATTFREALRTGTEVYHSLKSVLKSKGLSTGLGDEGGFAPNLPSNRDALDLIIVAIEKAGFVPGKDVALALDVAATEFFADDKYAFEGQQLQSAAMIEYYESLVADYPLVSIEDPLAEDDWEAWVALMARIGDKVQIVGDDLFVTNPERLAKGIQLKAANSLLVKLNQIGSLTETLDAVSLAQRNGFTTMTSHRSGETEDTTIADLSVATNAGQIKTGAPARGERINKYNQLLRIEEELDDAGIYAGASAFPRFQG, from the coding sequence ATGGCCAGCATCGAGGCCGTCGGCGCCCGCGAGATTCTTGACTCGCGCGGCAACCCCACTGTCGAGGTCGAGGTCGCCCTCGACGACGGCACCATCGCCCGCGCGGCCGTCCCCTCGGGTGCGTCCACGGGCGCGTTCGAGGCCGTCGAGCGCCGCGACAGCGACGACCCCCGCTACGGCGGCAAGGGCGTCCAGGGCGCGGTCAACGCCGTGATCGACGAGATCGCACCCGAGCTGATCGGGTTCGAGGCGAGCGAGCAGCGCCTCGTCGACGCCGCGCTCATCGAGCTCGACGGCACGCCCAACAAGGGCAAGCTCGGCGCCAACGCGATCCTCGGCGTCTCGCTGGCCGTCGCGAAGGCTGCGGCCGACTCGGCCGACCTGCCGCTGTTCCGCTACGTCGGCGGCCCCAACGCGCACGTCCTGCCCGTGCCGATGATGAACATCCTCAACGGTGGGTCGCACGCCGACTCCAACGTGGACGTCCAGGAGTTCATGGTCGCCCCCATCGGCGCCACGACCTTCCGTGAGGCGCTGCGCACCGGCACCGAGGTCTACCACTCGCTGAAGTCCGTGCTGAAGAGCAAGGGCCTGTCGACGGGTCTCGGCGACGAGGGCGGCTTCGCCCCGAACCTGCCGAGCAACCGCGACGCGCTCGACCTCATCATCGTCGCGATCGAGAAGGCCGGCTTCGTGCCCGGCAAGGACGTCGCGCTCGCGCTCGACGTCGCGGCGACGGAGTTCTTCGCCGACGACAAGTACGCGTTCGAGGGCCAGCAGCTGCAGTCGGCCGCGATGATCGAGTACTACGAGTCGCTCGTCGCGGACTACCCGCTGGTCTCCATCGAGGACCCGCTGGCCGAGGACGACTGGGAGGCGTGGGTCGCGCTCATGGCGCGCATCGGCGACAAGGTCCAGATCGTCGGCGACGACCTGTTCGTCACGAACCCGGAGCGCCTGGCCAAGGGCATCCAGCTCAAGGCCGCGAACTCGCTGCTGGTCAAGCTCAACCAGATCGGCTCGCTCACCGAGACGCTCGACGCGGTCTCGCTCGCGCAGCGCAACGGCTTCACGACGATGACCTCGCACCGCTCCGGCGAGACCGAGGACACCACCATCGCCGACCTGTCCGTCGCGACGAACGCCGGCCAGATCAAGACCGGTGCGCCCGCCCGCGGCGAGCGCATCAACAAGTACAACCAGCTCCTGCGCATCGAGGAGGAGCTCGACGACGCCGGCATCTACGCCGGTGCGAGCGCCTTCCCGCGCTTCCAGGGCTGA
- a CDS encoding PadR family transcriptional regulator — translation MDTTQLLKGVLDLAVLAVVADEDGYGYDVVRRLRAAGIEEVGDASVYGTLRRLYSSGALTSYVVPSDEGPHRKYYGINAQGRAVLAAQRKDWYEFAGTMQRLLGTEAVA, via the coding sequence ATGGACACCACACAGCTGCTCAAGGGGGTGCTGGACCTGGCCGTGCTCGCCGTCGTGGCGGACGAGGACGGCTACGGCTACGACGTCGTGCGGCGCCTGCGCGCCGCCGGCATCGAGGAGGTCGGCGACGCGTCGGTCTACGGCACGCTGCGCCGGCTCTACTCGTCGGGGGCCCTGACGTCGTACGTCGTGCCCAGCGACGAGGGGCCGCACCGCAAGTACTACGGCATCAACGCGCAGGGGCGGGCCGTCCTGGCCGCGCAGCGCAAGGACTGGTACGAGTTCGCGGGCACGATGCAGCGCCTGCTCGGGACGGAGGCAGTGGCATGA
- the pntB gene encoding Re/Si-specific NAD(P)(+) transhydrogenase subunit beta, translated as MLTSLAQAVYLIAAILFVLSLAGLSKQETARRGNLYGIAGMVLALLATVALAADVSQRPVVVTLLLIAMALALGAGIGIWRARSVEMTQMPEMIAVLHSFVGLAAVLVGFNSFLTEEPDAVHLVEVFLGVLIGAVTFTGSIVAFLKLSARIKSAPLMLPGRNWLNLAALVASGGLLTWFLADHSLLPLVLMTVVALALGWHLVASIGGGDMPVVVSMLNSYSGWAAAAAGFMLSNDLLIIVGALVGSSGAILSFIMCKAMNRSFVSVILGGFGAEGGKVAAGDQDYGEHREVTAVEVADMLRAARRVVIAPGYGMAVAKAQYPVADLVAKLRGQGVDVRFAVHPVAGRLPGHMNVLLAEAKVPYDIVLEMDEINDDFADTDVVLVIGANDTVNPSALDDPSSPIAGMPVLEVWKAKQVIVFKRSMATGYAGVQNPLFFRENTAMLFGDAKDQVEQIVAPLAVG; from the coding sequence GTGCTCACGTCACTGGCCCAGGCCGTCTACCTCATCGCGGCGATCCTGTTCGTCCTGTCCCTCGCGGGGCTGAGCAAGCAGGAGACCGCCCGTCGCGGCAACCTCTACGGCATCGCGGGCATGGTCCTCGCGCTGCTCGCCACGGTCGCGCTCGCGGCCGACGTCTCGCAGCGGCCCGTCGTGGTGACGCTGCTGCTCATCGCGATGGCGCTCGCGCTCGGCGCCGGCATCGGCATCTGGCGGGCGCGCAGCGTCGAGATGACGCAGATGCCCGAGATGATCGCCGTCCTGCACTCGTTCGTCGGCCTCGCGGCCGTGCTCGTCGGCTTCAACTCGTTCCTCACCGAGGAGCCCGACGCGGTGCACCTGGTCGAGGTCTTCCTCGGTGTGCTCATCGGGGCGGTGACGTTCACCGGGTCGATCGTCGCGTTCCTCAAGCTGTCGGCGCGCATCAAGAGCGCCCCGCTCATGCTGCCGGGCCGCAACTGGCTCAACCTCGCGGCGCTCGTCGCGTCGGGCGGGCTGCTGACCTGGTTCCTCGCGGACCACTCCCTGCTGCCGCTCGTGCTGATGACCGTGGTCGCGCTCGCCCTCGGCTGGCACCTGGTCGCCTCGATCGGCGGCGGTGACATGCCGGTCGTCGTCTCGATGCTCAACTCGTACTCCGGGTGGGCCGCGGCGGCCGCCGGCTTCATGCTGAGCAACGACCTGCTCATCATCGTCGGGGCGCTGGTCGGCTCCTCCGGCGCGATCCTGTCGTTCATCATGTGCAAGGCCATGAACCGGTCGTTCGTCTCGGTGATCCTCGGCGGGTTCGGGGCCGAGGGCGGCAAGGTCGCGGCCGGCGACCAGGACTACGGCGAGCACCGCGAGGTCACCGCCGTCGAGGTGGCCGACATGCTGCGCGCCGCGCGCCGCGTCGTCATCGCACCCGGCTACGGCATGGCCGTCGCCAAGGCGCAGTACCCCGTGGCGGACCTCGTCGCGAAGCTGCGCGGCCAGGGCGTCGACGTGCGGTTCGCCGTGCACCCCGTCGCGGGCCGGCTGCCCGGGCACATGAACGTGCTGCTCGCCGAGGCGAAGGTGCCGTACGACATCGTCCTGGAGATGGACGAGATCAACGACGACTTCGCGGACACCGACGTCGTCCTGGTCATCGGCGCCAACGACACCGTCAACCCCTCCGCGCTCGACGACCCGTCGTCGCCCATCGCCGGGATGCCGGTGCTCGAGGTCTGGAAGGCCAAGCAGGTGATCGTGTTCAAGCGGTCCATGGCCACCGGGTACGCGGGCGTGCAGAACCCGCTGTTCTTCCGCGAGAACACGGCGATGCTGTTCGGCGACGCGAAGGACCAGGTGGAGCAGATCGTCGCTCCGCTCGCGGTGGGCTGA
- a CDS encoding FtsB family cell division protein, producing MSSPRRPPVPGSGRRQGRDETPSGAVPRARRAPGGKPGGSTSSRGTRAAAPRSGSVPKVGGTASRPAAARTAGRPGPGRAGTPTGAVPRAASPRLPLPRMFTVRAIVFSLVLLVAFVLVYPTLASYLATRTEVEQLRAARDAAQAENADLEAELKRWDDDAYIVAQARERLSFVMPGETAFVVVDPETVPATGVDEGPVRTAADGATRPWYATVWESVQIAGELELDATTVPPDDAVPPAPTAPADPEPTPAG from the coding sequence ATGTCGTCCCCCCGTCGTCCTCCCGTGCCCGGCTCCGGCCGTCGGCAGGGCCGCGACGAGACGCCGTCGGGCGCCGTGCCCCGCGCGCGCCGGGCGCCGGGCGGCAAGCCGGGCGGGTCCACGTCCTCCCGCGGTACCCGCGCCGCCGCCCCGCGGTCCGGGTCGGTCCCGAAGGTCGGTGGGACCGCCTCACGGCCCGCGGCGGCGCGCACCGCCGGACGCCCGGGACCGGGGCGCGCCGGCACGCCGACCGGCGCCGTGCCCCGCGCGGCGTCGCCCCGGCTGCCGCTGCCGCGGATGTTCACGGTCCGCGCGATCGTGTTCTCGCTGGTGCTGCTGGTCGCCTTCGTGCTCGTGTACCCGACGCTCGCCTCGTACCTCGCGACGCGCACGGAGGTCGAGCAGCTGCGGGCGGCGCGCGACGCCGCGCAGGCCGAGAACGCCGACCTGGAGGCCGAGCTGAAGCGCTGGGACGACGACGCGTACATCGTCGCCCAGGCGCGCGAGCGGCTGTCGTTCGTCATGCCGGGGGAGACCGCGTTCGTCGTCGTGGACCCCGAGACGGTGCCCGCGACCGGCGTCGACGAGGGCCCCGTGCGGACGGCCGCGGACGGGGCGACCCGGCCCTGGTACGCGACGGTGTGGGAGTCGGTGCAGATCGCGGGCGAGCTGGAGCTCGACGCCACGACCGTCCCCCCGGACGACGCGGTGCCGCCGGCGCCCACCGCGCCGGCCGACCCGGAGCCCACGCCCGCCGGGTGA
- a CDS encoding DUF501 domain-containing protein, giving the protein MPARPDPTTHRDVPGPSALAADAPPVPVTPATPEAVVATAVTDPVSARDVEVLTEQLGRPPRGVVGVAARCVCGRPLVVRTAPRLDDGTPFPTTYYLTSPQAVAAVSAVEASGVMKELTARLAEDEELAAGHRRAHEAYLADREALGHVPEIEGISAGGMPHRVKCLHVLVAHALAAGPGVNPVGDEVLATIADRWRPDRCTC; this is encoded by the coding sequence GTGCCCGCACGACCCGACCCCACCACCCATCGCGACGTTCCCGGACCCTCGGCGCTGGCCGCTGACGCGCCGCCGGTGCCCGTGACGCCCGCCACGCCGGAGGCCGTCGTGGCCACGGCCGTGACGGACCCGGTCAGTGCTCGCGACGTCGAGGTGCTGACCGAGCAGCTCGGCCGGCCCCCGCGCGGGGTCGTGGGCGTCGCCGCGCGGTGCGTGTGCGGACGGCCGCTCGTGGTGCGCACCGCCCCGCGGCTCGACGACGGCACGCCGTTCCCCACGACGTACTACCTGACGTCGCCGCAGGCCGTCGCGGCCGTGAGCGCCGTCGAGGCGTCCGGGGTGATGAAGGAGCTGACGGCCCGCCTCGCCGAGGACGAGGAGCTCGCGGCAGGGCACCGCCGCGCGCACGAGGCCTACCTCGCGGACCGCGAGGCGCTGGGGCACGTGCCGGAGATCGAGGGCATCTCGGCCGGCGGCATGCCGCACCGGGTCAAGTGCCTGCACGTCCTGGTCGCGCACGCGCTGGCCGCCGGGCCGGGGGTCAACCCCGTCGGGGACGAGGTGCTGGCGACCATCGCCGACCGCTGGCGTCCCGACCGCTGCACCTGCTGA